The Arachis ipaensis cultivar K30076 chromosome B07, Araip1.1, whole genome shotgun sequence genome includes a window with the following:
- the LOC107606619 gene encoding zinc finger MYM-type protein 1-like: MDEYPLSGLESHPRRFKAHWFKSFSWLEYSPEVDAAFCLPCYLFSRKSSPFTSGGFRNWKKVNNGKDCASLSHVSKSLNSPHNIAVKSCKDLLNQLCHIDKVLAKQNSQVLSNRLRLKASIDTVRWLTFQACAFRGHDESHEFQNRGNFLEMLKLLASYNKEVDAVVLDNAPQNAIYTSPSIQKEILHVFARKVQNEIRNEIGNAKFCLIVDEARDESRREQMALVVRFVDKHEFVKERLIDVVHVKDTTSATLKQEIYSALSHHNLNIQNVRGQGYDGASNMRGEWKGLQALIIQECPYAYYIHCFAHQLQLALVAAAKEVVDVHAFFQSLSNIINVVCSCKCNDELRSAYATEISHLVATNQIETGRGANRIGTLKRSGDTRWSSHFNSICILLRMFGATTSVLEDLATNGSTYSQRGDATYALKSLLSFDFVFILHMMKEIMGITDKLCQVLQQKSQDILNAMHLVSSTKSLIQQLRDSSWGALLEKVGSFCNDHAIQILDMGASFSDIIRSRRKKDVVTVEHHYRVDIFTSVIDF; the protein is encoded by the coding sequence ATGGATGAGTACCCTCTTTCTGGTCTAGAAAGTCATCCTCGTCGTTTCAAAGCTCATTGGTTTAAGAGTTTTTCTTGGCTAGAATATTCGCCAGAAGTGGATGCTGCATTTTGTCTTCCATGCTATTTATTTTCTAGAAAATCAAGTCCATTCACATCAGGAGGATTTCGCAATTggaaaaaagtgaataatggaaaggATTGTGCATCTTTATCTCATGTGAGTAAATCTCTTAATTCTCCTCATAATATTGCTGTTAAGTCTTGTAAAGATTTGCTTAATCAATTATGTCACATTGACAAAGTATTGGCTAAGCAAAACTCACAAGTTTTAAGCAATAGATTGCGTCTTAAAGCCTCTATTGATACTGTCAGATGGTTAACGTTTCAAGCTTGTGCTTTTAGGGGACATGACGAGAGTCATGAGTTTCAGAATCGAGGAAATTTTCTTGAAATGTTAAAATTATTAGCTTCTTACAATAAAGAAGTGGATGCAGTTGTTTTGGATAATGCTCCTCAAAATGCAATATACACATCACCTTCTATTCAAAAGGAAATTCTACATGTTTTTGCTAGAAAGGTGCAAAATGAAATTCGCAATGAGATTGGTAATGCAAAATTTTGTTTGATTGTTGATGAAGCTAGAGATGAATCTAGAAGAGAACAAATGGCACTTGTTGTTAGATTTGTTGATAAGCATGAATTTGTCAAAGAAAGGCTAATAGATGTTGTTCATGTCAAAGATACTACTTCTGCTACTCTAAAACAAGAGATTTATTCTGCATTATCTCATCACAATCTCAACATTCAAAATGTTCGAGGTCAAGGGTATGACGGAGCTAGTAATATGCGTGGAGAGTGGAAAGGGTTACAAGCTTTAATTATTCAAGAATGTCCTTATGCATATTATATTCATTGCTTTGCTCATCAATTACAGCTAGCTCTTGTTGCCGCGGCTAAAGAAGTTGTTGATGTTCATGCTTTTTTCCAAAGTTTGAGTAATATTATCAATGTTGTGTGCTCTTGCAAATGCAATGATGAATTACGATCTGCTTATGCAACTGAAATTTCTCATTTAGTTGCAACTAATCAAATTGAAACAGGAAGGGGAGCAAATCGAATTGGCACATTAAAAAGATCAGGAGATACTAGGTGGAGCTCTCACTTCAACTCAATTTGTATCCTTTTACGTATGTTTGGAGCAACAACTTCAGTTCTGGAAGATTTGGCTACTAATGGATCTACATATTCTCAACGTGGTGATGCTACTTATGCTCTTAAATCtttattatcatttgattttgttttcattttacaTATGATGAAAGAAATCATGGGAATCACTGATAAACTTTGTCAAGTATTGCAACAAAAATCTCAAGACATTTTGAATGCTATGCATCTGGTTTCTAGTACAAAGTCATTGATTCAACAGTTAAGAGATAGTAGTTGGGGAGCACTTTTGGAGAAAGTTGGTTCTTTCTGCAATGATCATGCTATTCAGATACTTGATATGGGTGCTTCTTTTAGTGACATAATTCGGTCTCGTCGTAAAAAGGATGTTGTCACTGTTGAACACCACTATCGTGTTGACATTTTTACTAGCGTGATAGATTTTTAA